A region of the Mesoterricola sediminis genome:
ACATCCGGAAGGTCCATTTCCGGGACGGCGACATGATCCGCCAGATCGAGAGCAAGGTGGTCAACCGCCTGCGCCAGGTCACGTCCAGCATCAAGCAGGACGGGGTCAACCAGGTGAACATCATCACCAGCACGGCCGAGCGGCAGGCGGCGGTGGAGTTCGCCAAGGCCGGGGCGGTGCGCCCGGAGATCGTGGGTGCCGCCCTCCAGGAGATCAGCCAGGATCCGCAGGTGTCCGAGGCGCTCTTCCGGGTGCTGGAGGTCCAAAAGCTCACGGGCCGCAAGGCGGCCATCACCCTCGTGCCGCGGGGGCAGGCGCTCCTGCCCCAGCTGCTGGCGGCGGCGCCCCAGCCGGGGGGGCAGGGCTGAGGCCAGGGGCCTGAGGGCGCCTCCCCCCGGGGGCGTCCTCAGGCCCGGAGGCCGGCCGCGCGCAGGAGGACGTCCTCCAGGTCCCGGGCGAAGGCCGGGGCGTCCATGAGGGGGCTGCGGACCATGCGGGGCCGCAGGTCCCGGCGCAGGGCCTCCAGGCGGTCCAGGTCCCCGGCGAGGCCGGCGGCGGCGGCCACGAAGGCGTCGTCGTCCCAGGCGGCGAGCCCGGGGAGGCCCAGGTTCTGGAGCTGACTCCAGCCGGCCCGGCCCACGACGGTGGCGCCCACCCGGGTGACGACGGGCACGCCCATCCAGAAGGCGTCCAGGCTGGTGGTGTGGCCGTTGTAGGGGAGGGTGTCGAGGCAGAGGTCGATCTCCCGGTATTCGGCCAGATAGGCGTCCCGCGCCTGGAAGGGCACGAAGTCGACCCGGTCGGGGCCGGGGAGCTGGCTGAGCACCCAGGCCCGGCTGGCGCCCTCGGGGGCCAGGAGGCGGAGGCGGGAGCCGGGCACGGCCTCCAGGACCCGGGCCCACAGGGCCAGGACGCCGGCGTTCACCTTGCAGAAGTTGTTGAGGCAGCCGAAGGTCACCCGCCCGTTTCGCCGGGCCGGGAGGGGGCCGGGCTCGGGGCCCTCGGCCAGGGGGTCGTAGCACCAGAAGGTGCGGGGGAGGTGGAGGGTGCGCTCGGCGTAATGGGCGTCGTGGAGGCCCGGCGGGTCCAGGTAGGGGTCGCTGATGCGGGCGTCCACGGCGGAGAGGCCGGTGGTGCCGGGGTAGGCGAGCCAGGCGACCTGGATGGGGGCGGGCTTGCGGGCGAGGACGCCCGGGCGGCCTCCGGCCATGTGCATGGTCAGGTCCACCAGCACCTCGATGCCGTCCTCGCGGATCCGGGCGGCCAGTTCGGCATCGTCCAGGCGGGCACAATCCCGCCAGGCGGGGACGAGGCCCTTCAGGCGCTCCGTCACGCCATCGGGCCGGGCCACGGTGGCGTAGGCGGTGACGTGGACCCGGCTGGGGTCGTGGTGGGCGAAGAGGGGCAGGGTGAAGAAGGCCTGGCAGTGCCACCGGAAGTCCGGCGACAGGTAGCCCACGCGTAGGGGGCCGCCGGACCGGGGCGGGGCGGGGGGCAGGCGCAGGGCGGCCCCCTGGGGGGGCTCGCAAAGCCGGGCGGCCTGGAGGAGGGCCTCCGGGGAGGCCCCGGGGGCGAAGGGGGTCAGGTAGGCCAGGTTGCCGCGGGCGAGGGGGTCCCCGGGATCCAGGTCCAGGGCCCGCCCCAGGGCGGGCAGGGCCAGGTCCACGCGGCCCAGGTCCTTGAGGAGGTTGGCCAGGGCGATCCACGCGA
Encoded here:
- a CDS encoding O-linked N-acetylglucosamine transferase, SPINDLY family protein, giving the protein MADPAAQEAFRRGDEAAACGRWAEAAARYQEALAGGPCPEASNNLGNALLMAGRPREALAAFLAADCPEGRLNASVAARALGTPDLARDLLEQAVTEDPGSPLAWIALANLLKDLGRVDLALPALGRALDLDPGDPLARGNLAYLTPFAPGASPEALLQAARLCEPPQGAALRLPPAPPRSGGPLRVGYLSPDFRWHCQAFFTLPLFAHHDPSRVHVTAYATVARPDGVTERLKGLVPAWRDCARLDDAELAARIREDGIEVLVDLTMHMAGGRPGVLARKPAPIQVAWLAYPGTTGLSAVDARISDPYLDPPGLHDAHYAERTLHLPRTFWCYDPLAEGPEPGPLPARRNGRVTFGCLNNFCKVNAGVLALWARVLEAVPGSRLRLLAPEGASRAWVLSQLPGPDRVDFVPFQARDAYLAEYREIDLCLDTLPYNGHTTSLDAFWMGVPVVTRVGATVVGRAGWSQLQNLGLPGLAAWDDDAFVAAAAGLAGDLDRLEALRRDLRPRMVRSPLMDAPAFARDLEDVLLRAAGLRA